The nucleotide sequence TACctttattatttaatgtttttgagaAGGAAAGCCTGCTGTGAAGTTAGGAAGAAATACTTTAACATAAGACTTCAGCAAAAAATTAGTAGCCAATGCcagttttttttgtatttgttgtatTAGGTGAAAGTTTTATTTGTGAGAAACTTGGCTACTACAGTGACAGAAGAAATATTGGAAAAGTCATTTTCTGAATTTGGAAAACTCGAACGAGTGAAGAAGTTGAAAGATTATGCATTTGTTCATTTTGAAGACAGAGGAGCAGCTGTTAAGGTAGAAATTTGAAATTTTGCTTCTTGATATTTGAATTTTGTTGAGACTAGCTAAACacataaaatgactttaaaaactgaaataaaattggtTTTCAGCTTTTGCCGAACTCTGGAACTTACTTTTAATAATCTGTGAAGTGGTAGTAGTGTAACAAGTAAGATTTCATATTTCAAAGCCTGATTATTACTAACTGGGTttgtgacttcaggcaagttatttttaatctctatatTGTTTTTGTAAGCGTAATATTTGATAGCATTATGCCCTAGAAATATTATAAGGTGTAGGAATTAGCTGCTGTAAATGGCAAACAGGTAATGAATCGTATTATAACTGCTTTGTTTACCTTATTTTGTGGACCTGTGAAAGACCAGAGCAGTGTGACTTCTCACACAGCACGACCTACTGAGTTCACCAGATGTGTGCTGAGAGAGTGCTTATCCTTCATAGATCTGCCTTTCTTCAGTCATTGCGGAATTCTAGTAGTATTAGCTGCGTTGCTGGTTTCAGTAGTTGTTAGAGATACTTCTTGCATATAATAGTCAATTTGATGCTAGTAATGAAAAGTGTGAAAGCATTTTGTGTGGTGGCTAGAGGGTAAAACCTGAATACCTGTGCTGTTTTCTGCCAGTATCTTCCATGTGAAATTGGTAGTTTCTTGTTCCTCTTTCCCAACAAAGAAGACAAAACACTAACAGAAGTTTTGTATTTGGGAAGTTAGGTTGAGAATCCTCAGTGACTCACTCAGGCCTGGTCCTTCTTCAGCATGGTCTGTTGGAGTGGGGCCCCCTCTAATTTGAGCAGTTTCTGTTTCCTGCCCAGGATATTTGCTTTAAACCGTGCCTTATAGAATCTTTGTGTTAGTTAGAATTTATTGGTTTGCTTTTTGATGAAAGCTAATTAGTGAGACAGCATTGCTTATAAAATTCACAGCTTAGTACAGAATTTAATGCTTGGTTTCTGAAATTGCATGATATGAAACACGGATAACTAATTTATACCTTCTAAGTATTGTTTCTCATTCAGTTGTTACTAAATAACTCGTCTCTATTTGAAAAGAAGTATAAAAACTGGTAGGGGGGTTTGCCAGAGAGGTCTGTGAAATTACAAAATGTGTCAGCAACTGGGAAACTTCTATGGACTTAGTTGCTTTAGGTGAAGGTGTGGTCATGGGGAGCAGTTAGCAGGTGGAAGAGGACTGATGTAATCTTTGTCTAGTTGCTTGTAAATCTCTGAATGTTCTTTATGGATAGaacattttattccatttgtcCAGAGTGGAAAAGATGGTGTAGGGAAGCAGAAAGGCTGTGGCAAGGAGGTGTGATATTTTGTTACTGAGTTACTTGAACTTGGATGTATGGCAGAGGCTGTTAGGTGGAACAACACAGATAAAGGGACTAGAGCATAGGATGCTTTCGATTACTGCTCTCCCGGTGAATACTCAGGCTTCATTAGTCCGTGTCTTTTCTAGGTCTTGGTCAGTATCTTGTTCATTTTCACTGATAACCTCATTCAGTAACCTCATTTGCCTTTCagatctttaagatttttatggaaGAGCAGTTTCAGATTTACATGTTGAAtgccttgttttaaaatttgagtcTTGAAAAGTTTGTATTAAATATGGCATTTCCCAGATGTGGATTTGCTTTTTTGTTACGGCTCAACCTTGAGGGGTTAGTTATTTGGAATTAAGGTGGCTCTGAATGCCCTTCCAGCTTTTTAAATGTAAGAGTCGGACATCAGCTTTGTTTTCAATATAATTTACACGTAAGAAGGTAAGATGGAGGGAAAtaaatactttgtattttttgCTTTGTGGCTAGATTCTTTTGCCAGTTAAAATAGTTGTGAAGTAAATTGTTTATTAATTGTATTAATTGGCAGGGTATGTCTATGTAATTatgttttaaagttctatttttacaggtaaaataaatttctttttgtaattttgtgtAGGCCATGGATGAAATGAATGGCAAGGAGATAGAAGGGGAAGAAATTGAAATAGTCTTAGCCAAGCCaccagacaagaaaaggaaagagcgCCAAGCTGCTAGACAGGCTTCCAGAAGCACTGCGTGAGTCTACATTTTCGTAGATACATCTCGGAACAAAGAATAAGTTGGTAATAGAGatcaacttaataaaaaaattcaggaaTAGACTTGAAGCAagctaatttgtttttttcttttctcccttccctccattgCTAGGTATGAAGATTATTACTATCACCCTCCTCCTCGTATGCCACCTCCAATTAGAGGTCGGGGtcgtggtggggggagaggtggaTATGGCTACCCTCCAGATTACTATGGCTATGAAGATTACTATGATGATTACTATGGTTATGATTATCACGACTATCGTGGAGGCTATGAAGATCCCTACTACGGCTATGATGATGGCTATGCagtaagaggaagaggaggaggaaggggagggcgAGGTGCTCCACCACCACCAAGGGGGCGGGGAGCACCACCTCCAAGAGGTAGAGCTGGCTATTCACAGAGGGGGGCACCTTTGGGACCACCAAGAGGCTCTAGGGGTGGCAGAGGGGGTCCTGCACAACAGCAGAGAGGCCGTGGTTCCCGTGGATCTCGGGGCAATCGTGGGGGCAATGTAGGAGGCAAGAGAAAGGCAGATGGGTACAACCAACCTGATTCCAAGCGCCGTCAGACCAACAACCAACAGAACTGGGGTTCCCAACCCATCGCTCAGCAGCCGCTTCAGCAAGGTGGTGACTATTCTGGTAACTATGGTTACAATAATGACAACCAGGAATTTTATCAGGATACTTATGGGCAACAGTGGAAATAGACAAGTGAGGGCTTGAAAATGATATTGGCAAGATCCGATTGGCTCTAGATCtacattcttcaaaaaaaaattggcttAACTGTTTCATCTTTAAGTAGCAGTTTGCTGCCATTTGTATTGGGCTGAAGAAATCACTATTGTATATATActcaagtctttttattttttttcctcttttcataaATGCTCTTGGACATTATTGGGCTTGCAGAGTTCCCTTATTCTGGGGGTTACAATGCTTTTATCGTTTCAGGCTTCATTTTAGCTTCAAAAACAAGCTGAGCACACTGTTAAATCATGATTTTGCAGAACCTTTGGTTTTggacagtttcatttttttggattTGGGCTAGATTACATAGGAGTATGGagtatgctgtaaataaaaatcCAAGCTAGTGCTTTGTCTTAGtagttttaagaaattaaagCAAACAAATTTAAGTTTTCTTGTATTGAAAATAACCTATGATTGTATGTTTTGCATTCCTAGAAGTAGGTTAACTgtgtttttaaattgttataaCTTCACACCTTTTTGAAATCTGCCCTACAAAATTTGTTTGGCTTAAACGTCAAAGCCGTGACAATTTGTTCTTTGATGTGATTGTATTTCCAATTTCTTGTTCATGTAAGatttcaataaaactaaaaaatctaTTCAAAACATTACCTATTTCAAATTCAATTGTGtcctaaaacattattttattcgTAATCCTTTGCAAGGAATATTGTTTTCAAATTATAACTGCCTATGTGAGTGATCAAATTCATGCAAATTTTCTTGTCTATTCCAATATGTATCGTGGCTATCAGACTGAGGATTAGTCTAAATTCTAGTATTTATTTCAAATCGCACTTATTGATTGGTGTTCTCTCATAGTCTCttctaattttgaaattttatcctttatttttataaaaacggGTTCAGAGGCTTTTGAACATTCTTGCAGGCATTGGATAATCTGCGTTAATAAGTAAAATGGGGTTGGGGAAGCAGACTGCAATTTATTTTTGACCCACATTCTTTCTATAAAGGATAATTTGTTGTCTGAAGACCTTATTTGCTGGATAAGTGAATGTATAACAGGAAAAAATGCTAGTACTGTGGCGTCAATTGCACTGCGGACTAGACTTAAATTGTAGTGTACATAATCATGACTACCACTTCAGTTACTGGTTTAGGAATATAATTTCCTATTGCTACGTAAATTTGCTTTGAGAAGCACTCATGCCTTATAAGAGAGGCGTAAAAATATCCACTAGTCATACTTCTGACTTTCTGTtaatatctcttttatttttttactaccCTCCTGGCTAAATTTTTGTTGGCCGAGTTATAACCTCTATTTCCCTGTTTCCTTTAGAAATTCTCAATTATTATAATGACAGTTTTGCTCGAGAGTAAGAGGAACAAAAGAATCCAAACTTGACAGTGCAGAAATGTCTGGATTACATTCAAATTACCATAAAATTTTCTCTTCCGTTTTACTCCTAGGTGGGTCTAAAATGctttaaattgtaaaaataagCCATTTAGGGAGGAATTAAAATGATCACacctttattttgtgttttgttcctGTTTGGTGTCTTTTATGACAGGAGTAGTAGATCTCAGGACCGTAAGCCACTTAGTTCCTTACAAGCGTGCTAAGATCATGTTTTGAGTTTCATGACTTCTCTCTTGATTTCAAGTAAGAATAGTATTTACTGATGATAGtctctatttatttctctttaaaagtaCACTTACTATATAGTGCAGTAAGTTAAAAGACCTTATTAATACTCCTTTTGTGTTTTTGGAAACTCATAAAGGAATTATGTAGTCTGTCCCAAATTAACATGGGTATTTACTTGGTAAAGCTTAGATACAGTAGTTTTTCTTATGCCCATGTATGTAAGTAAAGACACCAAACATTCTTTAAATGTTGCTTTTAAACTTTGAAAATACAATTTGTAGTTATTATAAGTCTAGATTAGACTGAAATCCTGATTTTTCTTGGGAAGAAGAAAGCATCTACAGTAAAATTtgatttgtttgtatttctttaaaattagatGTTACCAGATACAAAGTTAACCATGAGGAAAATTAGGAATGGGTAAAGAAGTGATTCTGAAAAAGTAATTGATTGTGCTTCCCCTACCCATCCTAAAATAGAAACCCTAGCAAAAACATAAGACTAAAACTTGGGTTCCATGACAAAATCCTTTCCTCTAGTTGCAAATAATATTTTACTCTCACCTATTAAAATATGTCTAAGAGATGTCCCCTAATAATTGCTTTATAGGTTTTTTGTAGCTATTTTATTTcggagaaaaacaattttttgaacATTAAGTCTCacttgagagctttttcccttGTTGAATCTTGTAGACTCTTGCTGTAGCAGCATGCAGAGAAAATAGATCTGGAGCTTaacttttcacagaaataaaccTGACAATCTAATCCATAAGCctgaaaaatgtccattcaggaggtctttattttagattttcattAGGTGCtttattttaatggattttttttaatgagttctgGGAAATTTCATTCCCTGCTCTTATGCCATCTTTTTTGTTCCCCAACCTACTTCTTTTGCTTTACTTACGAGCCTGCTACAGTAATGTGTGTTGGGAAATATATTTACTTCATATTGAGGCCAACCTCTTCTTTGTAGGTACCTTCCTGAGACTGACCTAAACATACCCTTTCCCCATAATGGAATgctaatttttatttgatcaCTCATTTATAGCAGTTGcttaaatgtatgtatttaaatgacagtgttttaatttttttaaagcaaaaaagttCTAATAAGTTGCCAGATTTCTAATAAATCCAAGTTTATTTGATCAATTGATGTGGAAATTGAGTTGCTACGGTTCTGTAGTTAGTTTTTTTAAGCAAAGAGTTCAGcataattgtttttgttttcttagttaCTGGGGTTATTCTGCATAAGAAAGCCCAATGCTTTCTGTTAATAGacaatttttctctcatttgaaatCTGACTTAGGAGGTgaaccctctttttaaaaagattagcatgcatcaaaataaattctattttaaattacaaaagagAAGGGACATAAAATTCCATTCCTAGCATAAAGCCACATAATATTCTGGAAACTCATTACATCATTTGCCTCCTGCCCATTTGGATAATCATACCTATGTTTTATTAATTGTGTATTATTTGTAAAATCCAAACCCTTCCAGTAAATACTTGCTATAAGGCTATTACTTGTCAATTGTAAAGAGttttacatttgttaaaatttgcaGTTTTGATTTTTCAAAGAGAATTTTATTATACTGAGCTATCCAGTATTCTTAAAGAAAACCAACTGAAGTATGTAAAGAAATGTTAATGTTGTCCCTTTTTGTGTGGCATCTCTTAAGTGAGCAGCTAAGAAAAAGCCTTATAGAAAGAGTGTACTGGATTTATAAGTGTGTTTATGTTTCTCTAAGAATGGGAGCTTCTGTTAACTTAGTTCTCAGTAAGCCTGTGGATTGGGTGACTGACTAGAGAATTCAGAATGACAAATCCACTAACCAAGCATGCTTACTTTTGTGCTAGTAGTATGTGAATTAGTTCTGAATTTTGAAATGCAAACACCAAGCCTTAAAAATACTGCATATTTAATGTATTTGGTCtgtaatgaatataaatatttaatttgaagTAGTTACTGTTAATCTTTctagaatagtttttttttctttttaaatatatatacttatgtaatttttatttagagGTTACCAGAagctctgggttttttgttttgttttgtttttgttttttaaccattttcagaTGTTATCCAGAAATCTGCAAGTGTACTTTTCCTGTTTTAACTCCTTCCTTTTATCACCTGACTATCAGGGAAGCGAGGTTGAGGCTGCCCTGACCTGACATGTCATGATGTCGACTTGCTAGGTGGGGTTCGCTGGGGACGATAACCAGTGGAATTGTtggtaagaaattttttttttcctatttttttttttatcagtagtGGGACATTAATTGTGGGAGAATGCCCATATTTTATAAGTGGGCATTTATGTTGGCCTTGTAGACGAGTAAgactttaatattaaataatttagttCTTAATAGGAACATATAATACTACTTCATACTTTTTATTCTCAAAGTACAGTTTAGCAGGAAAGGTGTGCAAGTATGAAGTAATAAAATACTCAGGGTATATTTTAGGTGATGGAAATAGACACTTTACAAGATAAATTCTCAAGACTTTTAGACaataaatttgctttattttactgTGGTTTCAATCCCTCTAATATCTTCattatgtttgcatttttattggGAAGA is from Meles meles chromosome 1, mMelMel3.1 paternal haplotype, whole genome shotgun sequence and encodes:
- the HNRNPR gene encoding heterogeneous nuclear ribonucleoprotein R isoform X4, giving the protein MKTYRQREKQGSKVQESTKGPDEAKIKALLERTGYTLDVTTGQRKYGGPPPDSVYSGVQPGIGTEVFVGKIPRDLYEDELVPLFEKAGPIWDLRLMMDPLSGQNRGYAFITFCGKEAAQEAVKLCDSYEIRPGKHLGVCISVANNRLFVGSIPKNKTKENILEEFSKVTEGLVDVILYHQPDDKKKNRGFCFLEYEDHKSAAQARRRLMSGKVKVWGNVVTVEWADPVEEPDPEVMAKVKVLFVRNLATTVTEEILEKSFSEFGKLERVKKLKDYAFVHFEDRGAAVKAMDEMNGKEIEGEEIEIVLAKPPDKKRKERQAARQASRSTAYEDYYYHPPPRMPPPIRGRGRGGGRGGYGYPPDYYGYEDYYDDYYGYDYHDYRGGYEDPYYGYDDGYAVRGRGGGRGGRGAPPPPRGRGAPPPRGRAGYSQRGAPLGPPRGSRGGRGGPAQQQRGRGSRGSRGNRGGNVGGKRKADGYNQPDSKRRQTNNQQNWGSQPIAQQPLQQGGDYSGNYGYNNDNQEFYQDTYGQQWK
- the HNRNPR gene encoding heterogeneous nuclear ribonucleoprotein R isoform X3 produces the protein MKTYRQREKQGSKVQESTKGPDEAKIKALLERTGYTLDVTTGQRKYGGPPPDSVYSGVQPGIGTEVFVGKIPRDLYEDELVPLFEKAGPIWDLRLMMDPLSGQNRGYAFITFCGKEAAQEAVKLCDSYEIRPGKHLGVCISVANNRLFVGSIPKNKTKENILEEFSKVTGLTEGLVDVILYHQPDDKKKNRGFCFLEYEDHKSAAQARRRLMSGKVKVWGNVVTVEWADPVEEPDPEVMAKVKVLFVRNLATTVTEEILEKSFSEFGKLERVKKLKDYAFVHFEDRGAAVKAMDEMNGKEIEGEEIEIVLAKPPDKKRKERQAARQASRSTAYEDYYYHPPPRMPPPIRGRGRGGGRGGYGYPPDYYGYEDYYDDYYGYDYHDYRGGYEDPYYGYDDGYAVRGRGGGRGGRGAPPPPRGRGAPPPRGRAGYSQRGAPLGPPRGSRGGRGGPAQQQRGRGSRGSRGNRGGNVGGKRKADGYNQPDSKRRQTNNQQNWGSQPIAQQPLQQGGDYSGNYGYNNDNQEFYQDTYGQQWK